The following DNA comes from Erigeron canadensis isolate Cc75 chromosome 3, C_canadensis_v1, whole genome shotgun sequence.
CAGCTTCTCATTATCTTCATCTGAACAACTATGTCGTCAGGTTTCTTTGACCACGATTCGATCAACAACCCATGATTTTGATGATGGAGTTGTTATTGGGCTTGGAGGCTTTGGTAAAGTATACAGAGGTAATATTGATCATGGGTCGGGTACTATTGATGTTGCCATCAAACGGTTGGATATAATGTCAAATCAAGGGGCAGCTGAGTTTAGGGCAGAAATAGAGATGCTTTCTAAGTTGAGGCATTGTAATTTGGTATCTTTGATCGCTTATTGTAATGATAGTATAGAGAAAATCCTTGTTTACGAGTATATGCCCCGTCAAACCGTTGACTTTCATCTCTTTACATCTCATGTACCATTGACTTGGGTCCAACGGCTTAAGATAAGCATAGGTGCTGCACGTGGATTGGAATATCTTCATACAGGCTCAGGTACCCAACACGGAGTAATCCATCGTGATGTTAAAAGCTCCAATATTCTGTTAGATGAGAATTTGGATGCCAAGATTTCAGATTTTGGTCTGTCCAAAATAGGCCCAATTAATCAACCTACTTCTTATGTCAACACCGGTGTTAGAGGTACATTTGGGTACATCGATCCTGACTACTTTCTAACTGGACGTTTAACAAGGAAATCAGATGTTTACGCGTTTGGGGTCGTGATGTTTGAATTGCTCTCCGGGAGACGTGCAGTTGATATGAGTCTTAACGAAGAACAATGTAGTTTGTCCAGGTGGGCTAAACTATGCATCAAAGAGCATAAATTAGATCAGATTGTTGACCCGAATATCAAGGGACAGATATCTTCTAAATGTCTGAAGGAGTATGCACATATTGCTTACAGATGTTTGCATAGTCGTGCTAAAGAACGCCCTACCATGGCTGAGGTTGTTTTCAGTCTTCAGATTTCACAGACGTTACAGGAGAAATTTGACAATTCTGCATCACCAGCAGGTATAATAGGAATCACTCGGAAGATGCAGAAGTATTTCATTTCCCCACTTAAAGAAAACTCTGGTACGCATGAATTCTATATGAAGTTTTCGTGTGTTACTATGCTGCTTACATTGACCATCttctttatatatttcatatctATTTCTTAAGGTCATAGTCATGGCTCAATGCCCATGGATAAAGATGACTGTAATAAAATGCGTGATGGTGGTGATCAAACTATGTCAAAAGGCTTAAAAGTCTTCTCATACAAGGAATTGAAGCACGCTACTAACAACTTTCATACTCAAATGAGAAGGGGTCGGCCTTCAACTTCAGCTTGGGTTTTTACAGGTTGGATCGATAAGAAGACATACGCTCCATCTGTCCCTGGTGTTGCATTGGCGGTTTCCGTTAAAAGGCTCCATCATTGTTACTGTGGAAATCTTGACAAGAACAAGGTATACACCTTTCATCACTTTCTACTATGTCATATGTATAATTTGTCATATATATGCAATTCGTGTTATTTTATGCAATTTGACAATTTGTTAATCTTAGGACATTTATATCTGGTTAACAATTATCAAGCTAGTGAACGTTTATCTGTGCATCCATAACGCAGTTTGATTTGAAAAtgttggaagaaatggatcatCCCAACCTTGTTAGGCTCATCGGTTATTGCTTGAGAGGCAAAGAGCTCCTCCTTGTGCACGAGTTCAGTGAGAATGGAAGCTTAGAAGGTCACTTGCTTCATGGTACAGAACTACAGATACACCTCCATCCCAGTTACATTTTTCTGTATACAATATCGTCGGTGCATAAGTTAACTTGTTTCATCTAATTAAAGGTTGTATGTaatccttttttaaaaaatgttttgtaATGGGAAATTTTCGAAACCTCTTAAAGAAGCGAAATTATAATGGGATGAAACGGGTAGCTATTATTTGAATTATGAATGAAATGATGCAAATTgatcaataaaagtctcttTATGTTGTTATAGGAGCTGCAGAAAAACTTCCATTGGTGACAAAGATAAAAATAGCAGTTGGAGTTGCTCGAGGCCTTGATTTCTTGCACAATACACAGGAAAAAACCAGCAAGTGGCTGTTTGAGATGCACAATATATTGCTCGACAAGGTACGCCTGCTCTTTAACGGAACCAAGTACTAGTAAAGCGTAGAGTAGGGATGAGAACGGACCTAAAACCCCAAAAACGATATAAATATAACCCGCGGATCAGACCGGTAATGGATTGTACGGGTTCGGGCTAACCCAGGCTCGGGCTTTCCTGGTTGGACTGAAAATGGGCCGGAGTACTGAAAATATAACAGCGTTTGGGGtgtttacttttgtttttttggctTGTTTTTTAAACACAACTGTTAGAAAAGGATAACCATGTTTGGTTGGGAGGCTGTTCAGTATAGATTGCCTAACGGCTTGTTATTTAATTGTATTATTTTTCCAGTTTCCTTCACAATCGATTTTCTTGTGAAGCATAAACAATATGGAATAAGATCCATTTCGTGATTGTGCTTTAAATATTTGCTTATAATCTGCAGGATTTTAATGCAAAGCTTTCAGATTTTGATGTGCGGAAATTAGTACATGGTCATACGCTTGAAGATCACAGCCTCGAATGCTATTACCATCCGTGGCGAAGTAAGTTGGATCTCTGGATCGGTTACTGTATGGTAGTACCAAAAATACAAACGTTTCATCAGTCAATTACTTAGGTGACAAATGTGTGCCTCAAAAATTGACTAAGCGGTCATTTTGATGAATGGCATGTCTTTCATGTTAGAAAATCTGGGCGGTGTCTTGGATTTGTGGCCACATTTTGTCCGGAAACTGATATATGCCAAACAGGAAGGAAATGTTTGTGTGGTGATTTATTCTATTCTTATAACATTGTTCTGATATAACTCTATTGGCTAGATCCTTGTGAACCAAAGGATGCTAACTTCGATCATGGAGTTGTGTTGCAAGAGTTGCTATCGGTTCTACAGATCGGATATGATGACCAGGTGATAAGCAAACAGATGCTCTTTGGCTCAGATATCCGCCTTGGTTTAACAAAAATGCTGGAAAAGCTAGAAGTGGATGACAACATTACGGAAAAGGATCGTACTTGTCGAAACTGATCATTTTTGGCTTGCTCTAAGATTGTATAGTTTGATTTTTCTATGCCGGTGCTAAGACTCACGTGTGTTAGTGTAACAATTTGTGAATGTACAACCAGTATACTATTTGACTTTGATCTACCCATTTGACCAGTTTCTTTCTTGGTtagaactttttaaatttgaaatattaGACACCCagatatattaaacaaaatgaaaaacagAGTGCGACATTTTTTGAAAATGCCTCCGCTTCGAACAGAATGAAAAACTATACTAATGAACCTAGAAGACGAACTCACACCTAGAATGCTAAGAGCCTAGGAAACTCACCAAATGTTAGTCGAAAGTAAGGCCAAGATCAAAGTCTACAAAGGCGCATAGAATAGAATTGTAACATATATACAAGATACTGAAATACCTAGAATTTTCCCGTGCAAGATTTCTTATAATGCCCAGGTTGCTTGCAGGTGCTACAAGTAACTTTCTTTCTCATTTCTCCCTCTATTTCAACACTGTCCATCTATTTCTTCATGAAGGAAGAAGATAACTTTGCTGGAATGGGAGGAAGCACAAGCACATAAGGATCCTCGTGTTCTTCTTGAAGTTTTCCCGTATTACTATCTTCTTTTTCCGCATCCAGATCGCTAACTTCTTCTGTTTCAGAATCCACATTACCACCCCCATCTTTCTCTGCATCCATAGTACCACCCTCGTGTTTATCTGTATCTACATTACCAACCACATCTTTCAAGACATTTTCAATAATGCCCTCAACATCTGCATTAACATCCTCATCTTTCTCGACATCAACATTAACGTCTTCAAGTTCCTCAACATCTACTACATCAATTTCCCGGACTTTATCAACATGTACACTAATTCCCTCATCTTTCCTGACATCTTGATCAGCACCTTCATCTTTCTGAGCATCGACATCACCACCCTCAACTTTGTCTGCATCCAACTTACAGCCCTCTTTCTGAGTATTACTACCCTTGACTTCATTCCCTTTCTTAATACTCACATCTTTCTGAACCTTCATGTTTTCAAGTTCTTCCATATTTATCTCCGCTCTATAAGTTTCTTCCATAGAATTGtcttctttctctcttctctctcctgTTTCCTTGTTAACGTCTTCCATTCCAC
Coding sequences within:
- the LOC122591544 gene encoding receptor-like protein kinase FERONIA; this encodes MTCSSVGEETSFSLSSSEQLCRQVSLTTIRSTTHDFDDGVVIGLGGFGKVYRGNIDHGSGTIDVAIKRLDIMSNQGAAEFRAEIEMLSKLRHCNLVSLIAYCNDSIEKILVYEYMPRQTVDFHLFTSHVPLTWVQRLKISIGAARGLEYLHTGSGTQHGVIHRDVKSSNILLDENLDAKISDFGLSKIGPINQPTSYVNTGVRGTFGYIDPDYFLTGRLTRKSDVYAFGVVMFELLSGRRAVDMSLNEEQCSLSRWAKLCIKEHKLDQIVDPNIKGQISSKCLKEYAHIAYRCLHSRAKERPTMAEVVFSLQISQTLQEKFDNSASPAGIIGITRKMQKYFISPLKENSGHSHGSMPMDKDDCNKMRDGGDQTMSKGLKVFSYKELKHATNNFHTQMRRGRPSTSAWVFTGWIDKKTYAPSVPGVALAVSVKRLHHCYCGNLDKNKDIYIWLTIIKLVNVYLCIHNAV
- the LOC122593735 gene encoding probable serine/threonine-protein kinase PBL3 is translated as MLEEMDHPNLVRLIGYCLRGKELLLVHEFSENGSLEGHLLHGAAEKLPLVTKIKIAVGVARGLDFLHNTQEKTSKWLFEMHNILLDKDFNAKLSDFDVRKLVHGHTLEDHSLECYYHPWRNPCEPKDANFDHGVVLQELLSVLQIGYDDQVISKQMLFGSDIRLGLTKMLEKLEVDDNITEKDRTCRN